A genomic window from Nocardioides jiangxiensis includes:
- a CDS encoding protein NO VEIN domain-containing protein → MATKQDVLNDITDILGLNRWIIDRPGVKAGSSLPSHVFKAAAAQTGVEYTSMPGANEAIIRKAGLPFKASYDSRASDSAGGSTVTLDGIKALREALKILVRPVPVHLGVLLTWNPRRWDWPSDELAAAIDATAAGQIVKGRWSTGIRTSGIKIGDPVFLLRQGVSERGIVASGTARSEVFQGEHYADPAKTGNYIEVDWEMVVDPSEALPIETLQAEVPIGHFWSPQGSGTVLSKPIRDEVQRLWTEHLATLQKKWAKTGKVVSGQARLLDAARRKAVEDAAQNWLMKVYRDAGWLVQDTHIGNPFDARAIKNGKVLFLEAKGTQSAGATVIVTRNEVEHALDHPGQNVIGIWSGVRFGADGKVDSKSGKKVIRMWDPTEKELSPLSYDWTVGGKVASP, encoded by the coding sequence GTGGCGACGAAACAGGATGTGCTCAACGACATCACAGACATCCTCGGTCTGAATCGCTGGATCATCGACAGACCGGGGGTGAAGGCCGGGTCGTCATTGCCAAGTCACGTCTTCAAGGCCGCAGCGGCCCAGACCGGGGTCGAGTACACCTCGATGCCAGGCGCCAACGAAGCGATCATTCGCAAGGCTGGCCTGCCCTTCAAGGCGTCGTATGACTCACGCGCCTCCGACTCCGCCGGGGGCTCCACCGTGACCCTCGACGGAATCAAGGCGCTGCGCGAGGCGCTCAAAATCCTCGTGCGTCCCGTTCCCGTGCACCTTGGCGTACTGCTGACATGGAACCCCCGGCGTTGGGACTGGCCGTCGGATGAACTTGCAGCCGCCATCGACGCGACTGCCGCTGGTCAGATCGTGAAGGGACGCTGGTCGACAGGCATTCGGACGAGCGGCATCAAGATCGGCGACCCTGTGTTCCTGCTCCGACAGGGGGTAAGCGAGCGGGGCATTGTCGCCTCCGGGACCGCACGGTCAGAGGTCTTCCAGGGTGAGCACTATGCCGACCCCGCGAAGACCGGCAACTACATCGAAGTCGACTGGGAGATGGTGGTCGACCCGTCAGAGGCGTTGCCGATCGAGACTCTTCAAGCCGAGGTGCCGATCGGCCATTTCTGGTCGCCGCAGGGCAGTGGCACGGTGTTGTCAAAGCCCATCCGCGATGAGGTGCAGCGCCTTTGGACCGAGCACCTCGCAACGCTCCAGAAGAAGTGGGCGAAGACGGGCAAGGTTGTGAGCGGTCAGGCCCGTCTGCTCGACGCCGCTCGTCGCAAGGCCGTCGAGGACGCCGCGCAGAACTGGCTGATGAAGGTCTATCGGGATGCCGGGTGGCTGGTCCAGGACACGCACATCGGGAACCCCTTCGACGCCCGAGCCATCAAGAACGGAAAGGTCCTCTTCCTGGAGGCGAAGGGCACCCAGAGCGCAGGAGCGACGGTGATCGTGACGCGCAACGAGGTGGAGCACGCGCTCGATCACCCAGGTCAGAACGTCATCGGCATCTGGTCCGGAGTTCGCTTCGGCGCCGACGGCAAGGTTGACAGCAAAAGCGGGAAGAAGGTCATCCGGATGTGGGACCCGACCGAGAAGGAATTGTCTCCGCTCTCCTACGACTGGACAGTGGGGGGAAAGGTCGCCTCGCCCTGA